The Canis aureus isolate CA01 chromosome 15, VMU_Caureus_v.1.0, whole genome shotgun sequence genome includes the window agtgtgcaggggcctggatgctccaggggcgggccCGCCGATCTGTACAGCTCGGGCCGCCCGGGGGCAGGAGCCAcctggctgtcctgtgtcctcccggcctctgcctgacCTGGGGGAGCAcccgatcctgggctgtgtcccccggcgccctgggctctgggacctgtgacactgtgaatggacctaaagtgtAGGTCCacgatgtataatttaaaagcatcagggTGAATTTTGTTTGAAGTTAACTTAtactttattacaataaaactcatAAGGCATTTTAcaggttaaagaaaaactcaaaatatagaaacagtgaaatgaCACGGGAAGGGCAAGCCTCCGTTGGGCTGCAGGCATGACGAGCCCCgcggtgggagctggggcgggctcccgaGGTGGTCAGGGGGCTGCGCAGAGGTTGAAGCCAGTTGTCCCGGAGGCCATTGGCGGCTCTGGCACTCTGGGGACCCCGATTGCAGGTGCCAGGGCCTGCTCCTCCTCCGGGGTGGCCGCAGGTGCACGTGGCTCGTCCAGGGCGCAGCCGTGATCtagagcagtgaccactatctgcaggggcttcgCCTCCCCAGCTGGCACCTCAGCTGgggccaagccctcagccccagcagccagggcgGCCTCGAGCACTTCAGGCCCATCCGaggcagcaggccccacagttggggctggggcgggctccGGAAGTGCTTCAGGGTCTTTTGCTCGGGCCGAAGCTgtagctccaagaagacaaagtatcaccacCAGGACGGACTTTCCACGTCCCTCCCAAATCAAGGACACTCTTCCAACCGCTcaaagagccctgggaggtgtccccagcctGCAGCTCGTGGGGATGGGGTGTGAGCCGAACCCCTGCTCCCGGCCCAGCTGCACGGACGCTGGATCCGTggggcccaccctgtccccagctcggccacccccaggcctcctcacccccagcctctggctccgctGCATGGAGGCGTCTGAGTTGTTGCAGGTAACGCCGGGCACGGAGCTCCACGTCTGTGCCTGGCATGCGCTGCCTTATGAATTCCAGAATCTTCTTCAGGGAGGCAGATTGGGGGAGCCGACAAAAGTCCTCCTGATAATAGTCCATCCATATCTCCAGGATGCAgcagatggccctggggagggacaggtgggcacaggggtcagaagacagggctccctcacaccgaggtgtcccggggaagccctgcaggacccggggcCTCGGCCTCCCGTGCGGGGCTGTCAgaggccagtcctgctcctcgtccacctgccacctggcggtcctgcctgccacaggcctgctccccgaggaggggctggcacgaAGCCTCTGTGCGGGGGAGCCCACGCCCAGCGGTGTGACCATCACGGTCTTTGCTgggaagcggggctccctcctcagcctggctccctgcccactTGCCCCTTGAATCCACCGGCAGGCGTCCGGGGAcggggggcgtctggcctgtcattgccctcactgcacacactgtcgctctgggaagGTCCAAgccaggagggctcgggctctgtgtcctgccaggccttgccaggagccaccCGGGACCTCCACTTTCCCTCCCTGTGGCTCTGCGCTGCCTCCCTCATGAGGGGCCCcggggggtgtccttccactgactctaatctgcCGTCTCCCACGGGGCCAGGGCCACCGGGTCTGTGAGCCCTCAATGGCCCTCGTGGCAACCTGCTGTGCActgggtccaggtgccaccagattggggagtgcgatgctccccaccccctctgctctgggtcccaggtgtggggcagacagagggctgggaggggcgggCATGGAGAAAGTCTCCCTTAGGGGTCCCAGTGCTCTCCCACCAAGCCCACACCCTATTCAcggctctcctttcctcctttcctgaagGGCCCTTAGACCTTTACCCCGTCacgggaattgcagatgtgtggggtgagggtccAGCACCCCcggcccacagccccctcgctgccctcctggagagggaaggccctcggGCAGGggccggagtcactcacagtttccagcgCTGCAGGACCGCGTCGTCGCCACCACACGCAGCTGCGATGCACCCATATctaggggagggcgggggcatccCACGAATCATCCTGTGGCCGCGACCTCTCACCGTGGGGGCTGTCACCTCTGACCCCCGactaggccggagccccgggggccgtcaGCTCTGTGCGGGGGGCCACGGGCAGCCCCCGGAGAAGCGCCCGCACCTGCCCGGGCCTCCTGAATGCTTGAGCATGAAAGGCTCCGGCCAGGCCCACGGCCGATATCTGAGTGGGCCTGGGcgcccggggaccccggggtccccctgtgtggttgccccaggacacagcccCCCCGATGGACTCTCcaacctccctttcaatgggaAAAGAGGCCAGCTCAGGACCCCGGTGAcggtggggaggaggcacaggccccGTCCcgggggaggaggacggctgcggagcacaggcacagcccctctggccgacccgccacaggccaggccccggggctgccctccgggACCCCACTGTGCCCTGGGTGACtctgctccaggcgggggagcgGCCCGAGGCCGGGCAGCTCAGAACCattcccagcctccccaccagcagGTGGCCCACCCCTGGGCTGCGGAGGCGCAGGTGCTCACTTCGTAAACAGCAGATCCAGCACCTCGTCGGTGGTGGCAAATCCATGACAGTTGTCTAAAAAGATGAAAACGGAGATGACATCCCTGCGCAGCAAGGCGGGCAGCAGTTGTTGGAAttcctgctccagcagctccgtccggctGGGCTTCGTCGGGCAGATGGGAGGCGCCTTCCCGGCCGAGGCCCTTGCACCCTGAgttgggacagaggggacgtgcatggagccgccgggaggcctggggtgggagcgcagcccgcagcccgagctctcgggggccgtggggggcaggagTGCCCACGGCAGGAACCCGGGCCTTGATGcctgtggctcagtcacttagccTCTGACTCTGGGCTGTGGCTCGGGTCGTGgcctcagcaccctgggatcccgccctggcAGGCCCTGCGCTTGGGGCCCAGTCTGCTTCAGGAGCCtgggtctccctctcccctccctgctctctgcctgtctcttacacaaacaagACAAACTATCCGATAAAGAAACAATCTtagaggataaatgttcaaaaaagtttggatcagtacaaggacctcaagagacacagagagacagagaccgagagagacagacacacagacagagggagaagcagccctggtgcagagagcccgaggcgggactcgatcccgggcctgcggggtcagggcctgggcggaaggcaggcgctaaacccctgggcgACCAGGCCGCCCCTGAAGGCTCTGCTCTGATATTCCTACACCTCTGtgcacagggactctgcatctggcccaggcaggggcagggccctggggcaagtgtggggagcaggggaatgcagactcatgtgggagcaggagtgtaggggggagcccaggggagtagcaggctggcttctgggacccggggccCTTCGTGCCGCATCGGGGACCCGGGTGTCGggggtgccccggcccctgcacTCATTtgagcccgcgctggcctctgTTAGCTGCGCAGGGCACTTCCCAGTTCCTCGAGGCGGTGGGGCAGAGCaccccttcctcccgctcgcgccccctgtcccgggtggagctctgtggagacagtgcccggcagccaggcaggaggcctcagcgcccggtCCGGCCGcctcggctgggccgcacccccagcgGCCCCCATCCAGACACACCACAGCGCAGgcggcacccccctcccccaaggagagcaaagggatcggctgcagggcctcggggGGACTCTTACTCGGCGGGTAAGAGGACCTCAGGAGCCCTGTTTGCACCCTGCCCACCTTGAcctcagggtgaccctgaagggatcaccggggaacctgccgccctgcaatgtcccccagcctggatgcacctgcccacacatccctgtttCCCGGAagctgaagaggaggggatggggccacccaggatggctggcacagggggcctggcctggcctgctctgggttacctgacggcgcctcctGATAAACGCCCTGAGGCGTTGGTTTTTA containing:
- the LOC144284378 gene encoding uncharacterized protein LOC144284378 isoform X1, which codes for MVTPLGVGSPAQRLRASPSSGSRPVAGRTARWQVDEEQDWPLTAPHGRPRPRVLQGFPGTPRCEGALSSDPCAHLSLPRAICCILEIWMDYYQEDFCRLPQSASLKKILEFIRQRMPGTDVELRARRYLQQLRRLHAAEPEAGATASARAKDPEALPEPAPAPTVGPAASDGPEVLEAALAAGAEGLAPAEVPAGEAKPLQIVVTALDHGCALDEPRAPAATPEEEQALAPAIGVPRVPEPPMASGTTGFNLCAAP
- the LOC144284378 gene encoding uncharacterized protein LOC144284378 isoform X2; the encoded protein is MVTPLGVGSPAQRLRASPSSGSRPVAGRTARWQVDEEQDWPLTAPHGRPRPRVLQGFPGTPRCEGALSSDPCAHLSLPRAICCILEIWMDYYQEDFCRLPQSASLKKILEFIRQRMPGTDVELRARRYLQQLRRLHAAEPEAGASARAKDPEALPEPAPAPTVGPAASDGPEVLEAALAAGAEGLAPAEVPAGEAKPLQIVVTALDHGCALDEPRAPAATPEEEQALAPAIGVPRVPEPPMASGTTGFNLCAAP
- the LOC144284378 gene encoding uncharacterized protein LOC144284378 isoform X3, with protein sequence MFSCCRPTSGGSGSQEPQGCRLFQCCRLWLQHKNQRLRAFIRRRRQGARASAGKAPPICPTKPSRTELLEQEFQQLLPALLRRDVISVFIFLDNCHGFATTDEVLDLLFTKYGCIAAACGGDDAVLQRWKL